In Oreochromis niloticus isolate F11D_XX unplaced genomic scaffold, O_niloticus_UMD_NMBU tig00008680_pilon, whole genome shotgun sequence, the genomic window tacttaatgggagtcagggtgccattacctagtctgttagaggtttgtgcgtctgtccatggatatgcctccccagaccagtcatactgaacgatgttacaggcggcataatgttctccacagcttctctagaccctttcacatctgtcacatgtgctcagggtgaacctgctatcatctgtgaaaagcacagggcaccagtggTGGACCATTCTGGTATTCTACGGCAAATGCCAGACGGTGCTGGGCAGTCAGCAGAGGGTTGACAAGAGGAAGCTGTCCCCAGGCCACCATCATAAAGtcgtttgttgattgttgatcagaGACATTCATGTCAGTGGCCCCTTAATTTACCGTTCGAtctaccctcacctatagtcacgagctgtgggtagtgaccgaaagaacgagactgtgaatacaagcggcggaaatgagcttcctctgaagggtggctggcctctcccttagagataggctgagaagttcagccattcgggaggggccaGAGTAGagcgctgctcctccacatcgaaaggagccagttgaggtggttcgggcatctgacaaggatgtcccctgggcgcctcctgggtgaggttttccggcatgtcccaccgggagatggccccggggcagacccaggacacgctggagagattatatctctcggctggcctgggaacgccttggtgtttccccggacaagctggaggaggtggctggggagagggaggtctgggcttctctgcttggggagatggatggatgggccttctgcaggtcattttgtagaactctggcaagtttcatcttgttcatctttgcacaaagcagcagatacCGGCCTCCCCATCATTCGtaacatctggtttaaaaaaacaaagatggtgacaccgaaaatactcagtttgatgcctcagtgctttggaacttcccgtcgctgatgtggctatatctatccgaagtaatcagtctgtagtttgtatgctttttttcacctttctccttccttcagagttgccatgatgaagaggatgacgatggagaagtgaagagttttgaagtaggtgatcaatcggtcttgaatcttccactagtctcctcaagttttagcagtttcatttttagatggtctgcaatgatatgtgtcacctttctaacaaaggaaaagagatggagaagcagaagctgttgtatcaGGCTCGGCTGCACGACCGTGGCGCTGCTGAGATGGTGCTCCAAACCATCAGTGCTAGTAAAGGTAAGTCTTGCCTATCGCCCCTACTCTTTACTGTAACTCAgcggtggcaaatatattatggcccttgtgatagaaccaggctgtccaatccctatgcctgcttactcattgatgtgttaaaagtaatttgttctgGATATGACTGTTTGGGAGCCTATTCTTAGATTCACCGTTTCACACTAATTCACAATTtgatgatatttgatgtttttatcacctgtgcaaagttgtacttggcaacagtttgtgtcttgctgtgcgtctgtttccttttgacacatttctaagtttgaacatttagtatgtatgcacagaggtgttgcttgatgagtacacacacagacattacaatatagaagtgtggtttaaagataaaaaaacaaaaacaaaaaccgattagttgtgaattaattttcccttttatggAGCAGAAAACGTTACTGGATGCTAGCTAATAGGCTACATTTGgatgtcaaatatttatagggggaaaaatggaaattatggatatgaaataaaatgtctctttgttgCTTAACCTGCAGGGTGTCAGGTCTCTGGCCCCTGGGAGAGTGAAGACCTGGACAGTTTGTCAGAGCTGGTCCAGGATATCCGTCTTTGCTCTCAGGCCCTCAACAAGCTGGACCGACAGACCTTGAAGCAGAGCTGGGACAGGACTCAGTCACACGGACACTTTCTCGACCGAAACTCCAAGTGCCTCCTCTCCGCACCTCCACTTGAGGGTGGGAGGTGTGATGATGTCGGCAGAACTTTGCTTCTGATGTCTACTCTTTATCACTGACGGTGGATTTTGAGCCAGTGTTCATAATAAAAGTGgtcatttttataaacattttgtttagtgaggctacaccaaaaagaaacaagataaaaccaaataaagtgacatgctgtccaccaacaatctgttgatagcttgtgttttatgcatttttgtctgccttatttatacatgtaaagcTCTGTATCTGTATAAAGAGTTTGTGTTAGTGTGCGAGGTTTTGTGTCGCAATTGGTcctgttttaataataaataataataaataaagtttcatttatatagcacctttcaagacagaatcaaagtgctgcacataaaattacaagtcataaaaagatttaaaaagactaaataaaacaggcaaaaaattaaccaaaagcagttttaaaaaggtgagttttgagttgtgttttaaaaacagctactgagtccacagttcttaatgcttgggggagagagttccacagtctaggggccacagtgg contains:
- the LOC109198850 gene encoding tonsoku-like protein; translated protein: MEKQKLLYQARLHDRGAAEMVLQTISASKGCQVSGPWESEDLDSLSELVQDIRLCSQALNKLDRQTLKQSWDRTQSHGHFLDRNSKCLLSAPPLEGGRCDDVGRTLLLMSTLYH